From a region of the Streptomyces sp. NBC_01454 genome:
- a CDS encoding DUF4333 domain-containing protein, producing the protein MRTRPLRPGLLIGLLTALVTAGALAFTAVRLYDREATSEVDDGTHTVLRTEIARALSGQLTLPFRSGPDTVHCYGDLRPVPYDAVRCTAHFPIGLDRQLTVEVTRVRHNMVTYRRHLLHR; encoded by the coding sequence GTGCGCACCCGCCCGCTCCGGCCCGGCCTCCTCATCGGCCTCCTCACGGCCCTGGTCACGGCGGGTGCGCTGGCGTTCACCGCCGTCCGGCTCTACGACCGCGAGGCCACCAGCGAGGTCGACGACGGCACCCACACCGTGCTCCGCACCGAGATCGCCCGGGCCCTCAGCGGCCAGCTCACCCTGCCGTTCCGCAGCGGGCCCGACACGGTGCACTGCTACGGCGACCTGCGGCCCGTGCCGTACGACGCGGTGCGCTGCACGGCCCACTTCCCCATCGGGCTGGACCGCCAACTGACCGTCGAGGTCACCCGCGTCCGCCACAACATGGTCACCTACCGGCGCCACCTGCTGCACCGCTGA
- a CDS encoding class I SAM-dependent methyltransferase, whose protein sequence is MATSADVTPGGALDEERVQQFLERVISDSAAAVAGLCTSLGDRLGLYAAMAGAGPLTSAQLAERTGLAERYVREWLAAQVAGEYVRYTPGIDTYLLPDEHAAVLADREAPTYAAGFFTLLQALYATEDALAAAFRTGEGIGWGDHGPELFAGTATFFRPGYAAALVPEWLTALDGVVEKLEHGARVADIGCGYGYSTALMAQAFPRSRFRGFDFHRPSVEAARGIAAERGLDDRVSFEVATAQDFPGEDFDLITFFDCLHDTGDPGGALHHAEEALADGGTCMLVEPNVSAHVEENAHPIGRAMTAASVAVCLPSALAQHGPQALGNHAGEEAMREIADDAGLHHWRLAAQTPVNRVYAVGR, encoded by the coding sequence ATGGCGACCTCCGCCGACGTCACACCCGGTGGTGCCCTCGACGAGGAACGGGTGCAGCAGTTCCTGGAGCGAGTGATCTCGGACAGCGCCGCCGCGGTCGCCGGCTTGTGCACCTCGCTCGGCGACCGGCTCGGGCTGTACGCGGCCATGGCCGGTGCCGGACCGCTCACCTCCGCACAGCTCGCCGAACGCACCGGGCTGGCCGAACGCTATGTGCGCGAATGGCTGGCCGCCCAGGTGGCCGGCGAATACGTCCGCTACACGCCCGGCATCGACACCTATCTGCTGCCCGACGAGCACGCCGCCGTCCTGGCGGACCGGGAAGCGCCCACGTACGCGGCCGGTTTCTTCACCCTGCTGCAGGCCCTCTACGCCACGGAGGACGCCCTCGCGGCGGCTTTTCGCACCGGGGAAGGCATCGGCTGGGGGGACCACGGGCCGGAGCTGTTCGCCGGCACCGCGACGTTCTTCCGCCCCGGCTATGCGGCCGCGCTGGTACCGGAGTGGCTGACCGCGCTGGACGGTGTGGTGGAGAAGCTGGAACACGGCGCGCGCGTGGCGGACATCGGATGCGGTTACGGCTACTCCACGGCGCTGATGGCGCAGGCCTTCCCCCGGTCACGGTTCCGGGGCTTCGACTTCCACCGCCCGTCCGTCGAGGCGGCCCGCGGCATCGCGGCCGAGCGCGGACTGGACGACCGGGTCAGCTTCGAGGTCGCCACCGCCCAGGACTTCCCCGGCGAGGACTTCGACCTGATCACGTTCTTCGACTGTCTGCACGACACCGGCGATCCGGGCGGCGCACTGCACCACGCCGAGGAGGCGCTGGCCGACGGCGGGACCTGCATGCTCGTCGAGCCGAACGTCTCGGCGCACGTCGAGGAGAACGCCCACCCCATCGGCCGGGCGATGACCGCCGCTTCGGTCGCCGTCTGCCTGCCGTCCGCGCTGGCCCAGCACGGGCCGCAGGCACTGGGAAACCACGCGGGTGAGGAGGCGATGCGGGAGATCGCCGACGACGCCGGCCTCCACCACTGGCGACTCGCCGCACAGACCCCCGTCAACCGCGTCTATGCCGTCGGGCGCTGA
- a CDS encoding response regulator transcription factor, which translates to MSAAAEAGLRRILAVVDLLIDAVDEESLVPALLPLLLTAVPGDSIVWAPRAGSADRPLTLPAGLLTDDIREAFAREAAADALVAHTARGPGTPMRRSTLQTRGEFHALAAYTDVYRPCGSEHQLAMSFPAGRADGVPRKVCVAFSRSGSGSDFCDDDVAAAALLRTRLGHVLGRLAPPVPAPCPVTRRESAVLALLARGLTNQQIARRLAISPRTVDKHLEHAYAKLRVGGRVEAANAWLTRGPAAARLAPHR; encoded by the coding sequence ATGAGCGCGGCCGCGGAGGCCGGCCTGCGGCGCATTCTCGCCGTCGTGGACCTTCTGATCGATGCCGTCGACGAGGAGTCCCTCGTTCCGGCCCTGCTCCCGCTGCTGCTCACCGCCGTACCGGGCGACAGCATCGTCTGGGCCCCCCGTGCCGGCAGCGCCGACCGCCCGCTCACCCTGCCCGCCGGCCTGCTGACCGACGACATCCGGGAGGCGTTCGCCCGGGAGGCGGCCGCCGACGCCCTCGTCGCCCACACCGCGCGGGGCCCCGGCACCCCGATGCGCCGCTCCACGCTGCAGACCCGCGGTGAGTTCCACGCCCTCGCCGCCTACACCGACGTCTACCGCCCGTGCGGCAGCGAGCATCAGCTGGCGATGTCCTTCCCCGCGGGCCGTGCGGACGGGGTGCCGCGGAAGGTGTGTGTGGCCTTCAGCCGCAGCGGCAGCGGCAGCGACTTCTGCGACGACGACGTGGCGGCCGCCGCGCTGCTGCGCACCCGGCTCGGCCACGTGCTCGGCCGGCTCGCCCCGCCGGTGCCCGCGCCGTGCCCGGTCACCCGCCGCGAGTCCGCCGTCCTCGCCCTGCTCGCCCGGGGCCTGACGAACCAGCAGATCGCCCGCCGGCTGGCGATCAGCCCGCGCACCGTCGACAAGCATCTGGAGCACGCCTACGCCAAGCTCCGGGTGGGCGGCCGCGTCGAGGCGGCGAACGCCTGGCTGACCCGCGGCCCGGCGGCGGCACGGCTCGCGCCGCACCGGTGA
- a CDS encoding DUF1059 domain-containing protein, whose protein sequence is MRKKVDCRDHPSEMNCSLVIAGEEDEVIRAATEHAVSVHGHADSAELREQIKAALKDEVPQHA, encoded by the coding sequence ATGCGCAAGAAGGTCGACTGCCGGGATCACCCGAGCGAGATGAACTGCAGCCTCGTCATCGCCGGCGAGGAGGACGAGGTGATCCGCGCCGCCACCGAGCACGCGGTATCCGTCCACGGCCACGCGGACAGCGCCGAACTGCGGGAACAGATCAAGGCCGCCCTGAAGGACGAGGTTCCGCAGCACGCCTGA
- a CDS encoding SDR family NAD(P)-dependent oxidoreductase gives MTTTLITGANKGLGFETARRLLAAGHTVYIGSRNAARGRRAAGQLGARARFVQLDITDDASVAAAVTTIAADGGLDVLVNNAGIEARGENNTVAGAADVTADTMREVFETNVFGTVRVTHAFLPLLQRSTAPVVVNVSSGLASLAHAAEPGHPAAAYPGIAYPASKTVINMITVRYAKAFPTLRINAVEPGFTKTDLNGNTGVQTVEEGAEIIVRMAQVGPDGPTGGYVDAAGPLPW, from the coding sequence ATGACGACCACACTGATCACAGGAGCGAACAAGGGACTCGGTTTCGAGACCGCCCGCCGGCTCCTCGCCGCGGGCCACACCGTCTACATCGGCAGCCGGAACGCGGCCCGCGGCCGCCGCGCGGCCGGGCAACTGGGCGCGCGGGCACGGTTCGTGCAGCTCGACATCACCGACGACGCGTCCGTCGCGGCCGCGGTGACGACGATCGCGGCCGACGGCGGCCTTGACGTGCTGGTCAACAACGCCGGCATCGAGGCGCGGGGCGAGAACAACACGGTGGCCGGGGCCGCGGACGTCACCGCCGACACGATGCGGGAGGTCTTCGAGACCAACGTCTTCGGCACGGTACGCGTCACGCACGCCTTCCTGCCGCTGCTGCAGCGGTCCACCGCCCCGGTCGTGGTCAACGTCAGCAGCGGCCTGGCCTCGCTCGCACACGCGGCCGAGCCGGGCCACCCGGCCGCCGCCTACCCCGGCATCGCGTACCCGGCATCGAAGACCGTGATCAACATGATCACCGTGCGGTACGCGAAGGCGTTTCCCACCCTGCGGATCAACGCGGTGGAGCCCGGCTTCACCAAGACCGACCTGAACGGGAACACCGGCGTCCAGACGGTCGAAGAGGGCGCCGAGATCATCGTCCGCATGGCACAGGTGGGCCCGGACGGCCCCACCGGCGGGTACGTCGATGCAGCAGGGCCCCTGCCCTGGTAA
- the argC gene encoding N-acetyl-gamma-glutamyl-phosphate reductase, which produces MTVRAAVAGASGYAGGEVLRLLLGHPEVEIGAVTGYSHAGQRLGALQPQLLPLADRELAPTTAEVLAGHDVVFLALPHGQSAAVAEELGPEVLVVDCGADFRLTDAADWEAFYGTGHAGTWPYGLPELPGGRAALQGTRRIAVPGCYPTAVSLALFPAYADRLAEPEAVIVAATGTSGAGKALKPHLLGSEVMGAMSPYGVGGGHRHTPEMIQNLSAVAGERVGVSFTPTLAPMSRGILATCSARAKPGVDAAAVRAAYDKALADEPFVRLLPEGQWPSTASVYGSNTAQIQVTLDAAAGRIIAISALDNLTKGTAGGAVQSMNLALGLPEETGLPKVGVAP; this is translated from the coding sequence ATGACGGTGCGAGCGGCAGTGGCCGGGGCGAGTGGGTACGCGGGGGGTGAGGTGCTGCGTCTGCTTCTGGGGCATCCGGAGGTGGAGATCGGCGCGGTGACCGGGTACTCCCACGCGGGGCAGCGTCTGGGGGCGCTGCAGCCGCAGCTGCTTCCGCTGGCCGACCGGGAGCTGGCGCCGACCACCGCCGAGGTCCTGGCCGGGCACGATGTCGTCTTTCTCGCGCTGCCGCACGGGCAGTCCGCCGCGGTCGCCGAGGAGCTCGGGCCCGAGGTGCTGGTCGTCGACTGCGGAGCCGACTTCCGGCTCACCGACGCCGCGGACTGGGAGGCGTTCTACGGCACGGGCCACGCGGGCACCTGGCCGTACGGGCTTCCCGAGCTGCCCGGGGGCCGCGCCGCGCTCCAGGGGACGCGGCGCATCGCGGTCCCGGGCTGCTACCCGACCGCCGTCTCGCTCGCACTGTTCCCCGCCTACGCGGACCGGCTCGCCGAGCCCGAGGCCGTCATCGTGGCGGCCACCGGCACCTCCGGCGCCGGCAAGGCGCTCAAACCGCATCTGCTGGGTTCCGAGGTCATGGGCGCGATGAGCCCGTACGGCGTCGGCGGCGGGCACCGGCACACCCCCGAGATGATCCAGAACCTCAGTGCGGTGGCCGGCGAGCGTGTCGGGGTCTCCTTCACCCCGACCCTCGCCCCCATGTCCCGCGGCATCCTCGCCACCTGCTCGGCCCGGGCGAAGCCCGGTGTGGACGCCGCCGCCGTACGGGCCGCGTACGACAAGGCGCTGGCCGACGAGCCGTTCGTGCGGCTGCTGCCCGAGGGCCAGTGGCCGTCGACCGCCTCCGTGTACGGCTCCAACACCGCGCAGATCCAGGTGACCCTCGATGCCGCGGCCGGCCGCATCATCGCGATCAGCGCCCTCGACAACCTCACCAAGGGGACCGCGGGCGGCGCGGTGCAGAGCATGAACCTCGCCCTGGGACTCCCCGAGGAGACGGGCCTGCCGAAGGTCGGGGTCGCCCCGTGA
- a CDS encoding LysR family transcriptional regulator substrate-binding protein: MTGSDTPPSFRLAYVPGVTPAKWVRIWHERQPGIPLTLVAVTADEASGTLRDGAADAGFVRLPVDRTAFSAIPLYTETTVVVVPKDHLVAAVDEVSAEDLADDIVLHPLDDTLEWETLPGRPAIERPATTADAIELVAAGVGVLVVPQSLARLHHRRDLTYRPVTDAPQSQIALSWPEDATTDLVEDFIGIVRGRTVNSTRGRGTAAAAEPKQAERAPAGAARRKPGAAKAGGKAGGRNPRGGAGGSKGGKPNKPNKHGKPRRRS; encoded by the coding sequence GTGACAGGCTCCGATACACCCCCTTCGTTCCGGCTCGCGTACGTACCGGGCGTGACGCCGGCCAAGTGGGTGCGTATCTGGCACGAGCGGCAGCCCGGCATCCCGCTGACCCTGGTCGCGGTGACCGCCGACGAAGCCTCCGGCACGCTGCGGGACGGCGCCGCCGACGCGGGATTCGTGCGGCTGCCGGTCGACCGGACGGCCTTCAGCGCGATCCCGCTCTACACCGAGACGACGGTGGTCGTGGTCCCGAAGGACCACCTCGTGGCGGCGGTCGACGAGGTGTCCGCCGAGGACCTGGCCGACGACATCGTGCTGCATCCCCTCGACGACACCCTGGAGTGGGAGACCCTCCCGGGCCGGCCCGCGATCGAGCGTCCCGCCACGACCGCGGACGCCATCGAGCTGGTGGCGGCCGGGGTGGGTGTGCTCGTCGTCCCGCAGTCGCTCGCGCGGCTGCACCACCGCAGGGATCTCACCTACCGGCCGGTCACGGACGCCCCGCAGTCGCAGATCGCGCTGTCCTGGCCGGAGGACGCGACCACCGACCTGGTGGAGGACTTCATCGGGATCGTGCGCGGGCGGACCGTCAACAGCACCCGCGGCCGCGGCACCGCCGCAGCGGCGGAGCCGAAGCAGGCCGAGCGGGCGCCGGCCGGTGCGGCACGGCGCAAGCCCGGGGCCGCCAAAGCGGGCGGCAAAGCAGGCGGCAGGAACCCGCGGGGCGGTGCCGGCGGGTCCAAGGGCGGCAAGCCCAACAAGCCCAACAAGCACGGCAAGCCCCGCCGCAGGTCGTAG
- a CDS encoding YybH family protein: MTTDSARTTDEERIREVLEDRAAATKARDARRFLSHTTPDLVEFSLAPPLQYQGPQARDPQAIEAWYATWQGPVEVTLTQLEITVGGDVAFCHSINQMRGTKADGFEVELWSRATVGLRRIDGTWKITHAHDSVPFLMDGSGRAALDLKP; the protein is encoded by the coding sequence ATGACGACCGACAGCGCACGGACGACGGACGAGGAACGGATCCGGGAGGTGCTGGAGGACCGGGCGGCCGCGACAAAGGCCCGGGACGCCCGGCGGTTCCTGTCCCACACCACGCCGGACCTCGTGGAATTCAGCCTGGCGCCGCCGCTGCAGTATCAGGGGCCCCAGGCGCGGGACCCGCAGGCCATCGAGGCCTGGTACGCGACCTGGCAGGGACCGGTCGAGGTGACGCTGACCCAGCTGGAGATCACGGTCGGCGGCGATGTCGCGTTCTGCCACAGCATCAACCAGATGCGCGGGACGAAGGCGGACGGCTTCGAGGTGGAGCTGTGGAGCCGGGCCACCGTCGGACTCCGCAGGATCGACGGCACCTGGAAGATCACGCACGCCCATGACTCGGTGCCGTTCCTGATGGACGGATCGGGGCGGGCGGCGCTGGACCTGAAGCCGTAG
- a CDS encoding DUF5997 family protein: protein MTSHQTTQTMKPATAAKKLGVYLEATPAEFQEGVVSRSELNALQADPPEWLVELRRTGPHPRPVVAAKLGVSISGLARGGITDALTTEQIEALKQELPEWLQKERATQAEVRKETVRIKEKAKEKEKDAKGDE, encoded by the coding sequence ATGACGTCGCACCAGACCACCCAGACCATGAAGCCCGCGACCGCGGCAAAGAAGCTGGGTGTGTACCTCGAGGCCACACCCGCCGAGTTCCAGGAGGGTGTCGTCTCGCGCAGCGAGCTCAACGCGCTGCAGGCCGATCCGCCGGAGTGGCTGGTCGAGCTGCGGCGCACCGGCCCGCACCCCCGCCCGGTGGTCGCGGCGAAGCTCGGCGTCTCCATCTCGGGCCTGGCCCGCGGCGGTATCACCGACGCGCTCACCACCGAACAGATCGAGGCGCTGAAGCAGGAGCTCCCCGAGTGGCTGCAGAAGGAACGCGCCACCCAGGCCGAGGTCCGCAAGGAGACCGTGCGCATCAAGGAGAAGGCCAAGGAGAAGGAGAAGGACGCGAAGGGGGACGAGTGA
- a CDS encoding helix-turn-helix transcriptional regulator → MATAEFGKAVRRWRDRVPPEAAGLPAGGQRRAAGLRREELAMLAGVSVDYVTRLEQGRATHPSTQVVEALARALRLSTEERAHLFRLAGLAPPGPETVPAYLTPSVQRLLDRLTATPVAVFDAGWTLLVANAPYAALMGDPSARRGNERNGVWRHFLGPGTGARRTPQAQRDHEAVLVADLRAAAERYPADRSLQRLIAELRAGSQRFAELWDAGAAGRREATRKTIDHPRVGPVTLDCDVLTVAGSDLRIMVYTVEPGTEDAERLALLTVLGTQDLVGPGT, encoded by the coding sequence ATGGCGACGGCGGAGTTCGGCAAGGCGGTGCGTCGCTGGCGGGACCGCGTCCCACCCGAGGCCGCCGGGCTGCCGGCCGGCGGGCAGCGGCGCGCGGCCGGCCTGCGCCGCGAGGAGTTGGCCATGCTCGCCGGGGTCTCCGTCGACTACGTCACCCGGCTTGAGCAAGGCCGCGCCACCCACCCCTCGACCCAGGTCGTCGAAGCCCTCGCCCGCGCGCTGCGGCTGTCCACGGAGGAACGCGCGCACCTCTTCCGGCTGGCCGGGCTCGCACCGCCGGGACCGGAGACGGTGCCCGCGTATCTCACCCCGAGCGTCCAGCGGCTGCTGGACCGGCTGACGGCGACGCCCGTGGCGGTCTTCGACGCCGGCTGGACCCTGCTCGTGGCCAACGCCCCGTACGCGGCTCTGATGGGCGACCCGTCCGCCCGGCGCGGCAACGAACGCAACGGCGTGTGGCGCCACTTCCTCGGTCCCGGCACCGGCGCCCGCCGCACGCCGCAGGCTCAGCGCGACCACGAAGCCGTGCTCGTCGCCGACCTGCGCGCGGCCGCCGAACGCTACCCGGCCGACCGTTCGTTGCAGCGGCTGATCGCGGAACTGCGCGCGGGCAGCCAGCGGTTCGCCGAGCTGTGGGACGCGGGTGCCGCCGGCCGTCGCGAGGCCACGCGCAAGACGATCGACCATCCGCGGGTCGGGCCCGTGACGCTGGACTGCGACGTCCTCACGGTGGCGGGCAGCGACCTGCGGATCATGGTCTACACCGTCGAGCCCGGCACCGAGGACGCCGAACGCCTCGCCCTCCTGACCGTCCTCGGCACCCAGGACCTCGTCGGCCCCGGCACCTGA
- a CDS encoding flavin monoamine oxidase family protein: MDQMQADVCVVGAGFAGLAAARRLDQAGHEVVVLEARDRVGGRVWNRELPDGTVVSAGGTWLGKGQDRMFQLCRELGLEVYPQYERGEHLLSLDGVNHRYRGGIPAAGPGTLMGLGLALARLNLMARRLPADAPWRARSARSWDARTLGQWLSDPLNVPTAAARTLLRSTMNLLFCADPAEVSLLGALTLARGGGGFGYYTDSRRTETHLVDGGVPELARRMAEQLGERVRLSSPVQRITHDGTCVTVVSDGLTVRAQRVIVATPPVLAGRIAFDPPLPTACGHLLQRVVPGAIIRVHTVYPEPFWREQDLSGQTLAPRSPVPITIDQTPPAGRPGVLSSYAFSTGALHMGRLGPAERREIWLDALAERFGPRARHPAHYLETDWSAQQWSLGGMIGHFPPGTLTTYGSALRAPVGRIHWASTESATHMHGLMEGAVRSGERAAQEALTALSPARLPVGG, encoded by the coding sequence ATGGATCAGATGCAGGCGGACGTGTGCGTGGTGGGGGCCGGTTTCGCCGGTCTCGCCGCTGCGAGACGACTGGATCAGGCCGGCCACGAGGTGGTGGTGCTCGAGGCCAGGGACCGGGTGGGCGGACGGGTCTGGAACCGTGAGCTGCCCGACGGGACCGTCGTATCCGCCGGCGGCACCTGGCTGGGCAAGGGCCAGGACCGGATGTTCCAGCTCTGCCGGGAACTGGGACTCGAGGTGTACCCGCAGTACGAGCGGGGCGAGCACCTCTTGTCCCTGGACGGCGTCAATCACCGTTACCGCGGTGGCATCCCCGCCGCCGGACCAGGGACACTGATGGGCCTCGGCCTGGCGCTGGCGCGTCTGAACCTGATGGCGCGGCGTCTCCCGGCGGACGCCCCGTGGCGCGCCCGGAGCGCCCGGTCGTGGGACGCCCGCACGCTCGGGCAGTGGCTCTCCGACCCGCTGAACGTGCCCACGGCCGCCGCCCGCACGCTGCTCAGATCGACCATGAATCTGCTGTTCTGCGCCGACCCGGCGGAGGTCTCCCTGCTGGGCGCCCTCACCCTGGCCCGTGGCGGCGGCGGCTTCGGCTACTACACCGACTCCCGCAGGACCGAGACCCACCTCGTGGACGGCGGCGTCCCCGAACTGGCCAGACGCATGGCCGAGCAGCTGGGGGAACGGGTGCGCCTGTCCAGCCCCGTGCAGCGGATCACCCACGACGGCACCTGCGTGACGGTCGTCTCCGACGGGCTCACCGTGCGGGCGCAGCGCGTGATCGTGGCGACGCCGCCGGTGCTGGCGGGGCGGATCGCCTTCGACCCGCCGCTTCCCACCGCGTGCGGTCATCTGCTCCAGCGCGTGGTGCCAGGGGCGATCATCCGGGTGCACACGGTGTACCCCGAGCCGTTCTGGCGCGAACAGGACCTCTCGGGGCAGACACTCGCGCCCCGGTCGCCGGTCCCGATCACCATCGACCAGACGCCGCCGGCGGGCCGGCCGGGAGTGCTCAGCAGCTACGCGTTCAGCACCGGAGCCCTGCACATGGGGCGGCTGGGCCCGGCCGAACGGCGAGAGATCTGGCTGGACGCGCTGGCCGAGCGGTTCGGCCCCCGGGCCCGCCACCCCGCCCACTACCTGGAGACCGACTGGTCCGCCCAGCAGTGGTCGCTGGGCGGGATGATCGGCCACTTCCCGCCCGGCACCCTGACCACCTACGGCAGCGCACTGCGCGCGCCGGTCGGCCGGATCCACTGGGCCAGCACCGAGTCGGCCACACATATGCACGGGCTGATGGAGGGCGCCGTACGCTCCGGCGAGCGAGCCGCCCAGGAAGCCCTGACCGCACTGTCGCCCGCCCGCCTCCCCGTCGGCGGATAA
- a CDS encoding histidine phosphatase family protein — protein sequence MSVRLKLLAAGRSSSLLETRFDDDRPLDAAGWYEAERAAPVLCRLAAAELRYCSPSARCRETGEALGLRPLAQPALRDCDMGRWRGRTLGEVTAVEPRAVEAWLADPRSAPHGGESLPAFISRVGGWLDTRPADDAAGLLAVAEPGVIRAALVYVLQAPPHAFWRIDVQPLSVITLTSRSGGWDLQLEA from the coding sequence ATGAGCGTTCGACTCAAGCTGCTCGCCGCCGGTCGCAGCTCCTCGCTGCTCGAAACGCGGTTCGACGACGACCGACCGCTCGACGCCGCCGGCTGGTACGAGGCCGAGCGGGCCGCCCCCGTCCTGTGCCGGCTCGCCGCCGCCGAACTGCGCTACTGCTCGCCGTCCGCCCGCTGCCGGGAGACCGGCGAGGCGCTCGGCCTGCGCCCGCTGGCCCAACCGGCACTGCGCGACTGCGACATGGGGCGCTGGCGCGGCCGCACACTGGGCGAGGTGACCGCCGTCGAACCGCGCGCGGTCGAAGCCTGGCTGGCCGATCCGCGCTCCGCACCGCACGGCGGGGAGTCGCTGCCGGCGTTCATCTCCCGGGTCGGCGGCTGGCTCGACACCCGGCCGGCCGACGACGCCGCCGGGCTGCTCGCGGTCGCCGAGCCCGGCGTCATCCGCGCCGCCCTGGTCTATGTGCTCCAGGCGCCCCCGCACGCGTTCTGGCGGATCGATGTGCAGCCGCTGTCGGTGATTACCCTCACCAGCCGGTCCGGCGGCTGGGACCTCCAACTGGAGGCCTGA